In Pomacea canaliculata isolate SZHN2017 linkage group LG12, ASM307304v1, whole genome shotgun sequence, a single genomic region encodes these proteins:
- the LOC112577328 gene encoding prostaglandin E2 receptor EP4 subtype-like, whose amino-acid sequence MAATAETPHFYLANPAYTEMGSKSEARSSPDFTYPAYHTDSGVVFNVLYYGVVIPVSYVGNLFTYIIVCKMLRYRDSTADVLVGGLALNDVLTAVIVFTPALISAVRGRYFGSRVMCEFSAVTTTWYIYTTFAILVLINVERWVAITKPFFYKRLGVTSSKLKFLIAMEGLFCLLLASMPLFRYPVTLKAGWYCALVSPRYVTSVLFVHTNDTVNNTFVDRNDLTIEYNDSAQETLAIKGTFLLFGIALLVACNASIAFELHKRPFRDAASREMDRKFACIMGVVAVLFLLTWFPNLAAHVACLHQSQVCAEFEFWAMRIVNVGVAVNPFVYGVMKTTYRRGYLYLARITLHYISCTLIPKPPYGEEIFDMRQRIGLDGAQSRSSSTRQRQDDITERLKINNDDSSSSSTQQPSGAPLHESRQTPPPGTTCSPPRQSPPSCVTRSARNLPHELCHV is encoded by the exons ATGGCTGCAACCGCAGAAACTCCGCATTTCTACCTAGCTAACCCTGCGTACACCGAGATGGGTAGTAAGTCAGAAGCCCGGTCTAGTCCAGACTTTACTTACCCTGCCTATCACACTGACTCGGGGGTCGTGTTTAATGTGCTGTACTACGGGGTCGTCATACCCGTGAGCTATGTAGGAAACCTGTTCACCTACATCATCGTCTGCAAGATGCTGCGCTACCGCGACTCCACGGCCGACGTGTTGGTGGGCGGCTTGGCGCTCAACGACGTCCTCACGGCGGTCATCGTCTTCACACCG GCTCTCATTTCGGCCGTGAGAGGGCGCTACTTTGGCAGCCGCGTGATGTGCGAGTTCAGTGCTGTGACTACCACGTGGTACATCTACACTACCTTCGCCATCCTCGTCCTCATCAACGTGGAGCGCTGGGTGGCCATCACCAAGCCGTTCTTCTACAAGAGGCTGGGCGTGACCAGCTCCAAGCTCAAGTTCCTCATCGCCATGGAGGGTCTCTTCTGTCTGCTGCTCGCCTCCATGCCGCTGTTTAG ATATCCTGTCACCTTGAAAGCTGGCTGGTACTGCGCCTTAGTCAGCCCTCGCTACGTCACTTCCGTTCTCTTCGTGCACACAAACGACACAGTGAACAATACTTTCGTCGACCGTAACGACTTGACGATTGAATACAACGACTCTGCACAGGAGACCCTGGCCATCAAGGGGACCTTCCTTCTGTTCGGCATCGCTCTTCTCGTCGCCTGTAACGCCAGCATCGCCTTCGAGCTGCACAAGCGGCCATTTCGAGACGCCGCGTCACGTGAGATGGACCGGAAGTTTGCATGCATCATGGGGGTCGTGGCTGTCCTTTTTCTGCTCACGTGGTTTCCAAATCTC GCTGCCCATGTAGCGTGTCTTCACCAGTCCCAGGTGTGTGCGGAGTTCGAGTTCTGGGCCATGCGCATCGTAAACGTCGGGGTGGCTGTGAACCCGTTTGTGTACGGCGTGATGAAGACCACGTACAGACGCGGGTACCTGTACCTGGCGCGCATTACGCTCCATTACATCTCCTGCACCCTGATCCCCAAGCCACCCT ACGGGGAAGAAATCTTCGACATGCGGCAGCGAATAGGACTGGACGGCGCCCAGAGTCGGAGTTCCAGCACACGTCAGCGTCAGGACGATATCACAGAGAGGCTCAAGATTAACAacgacgacagcagcagcagcagcacgcaGCAGCCAAGTGGCGCCCCCTTACACGAGTCACGTCAGACGCCGCCACCCGGCACAACCTGCTCGCCGCCGCGGCAAAGCCCTCCGTCATGCGTCACGAGGTCTGCAAGGAACTTACCTCATGAACTCTGCCACGTGTAG